A genome region from Populus alba chromosome 5, ASM523922v2, whole genome shotgun sequence includes the following:
- the LOC118062156 gene encoding H/ACA ribonucleoprotein complex subunit 3-like protein, whose amino-acid sequence MYLQFYINDNGDKVYTTKKESPLGLPTESAHPARFSPDDKYSRQRVLLKKRFGLLPTQQSPLKY is encoded by the exons ATGTATCTTCAGTTTTATATAAACGATAATGGTGACAAAGTCTACACTACCAAG AAAGAATCACCATTGGGATTGCCTACTGAATCTGCTCACCCAG CCCGCTTCTCCCCCGATGACAAATACTCGAGGCAAAGAGTTCTTTTGAAGAAGCGCTTTGGATTGTTGCCAACCCAACAGTCACCTCTGAAGTACTAA
- the LOC118062158 gene encoding probable methyltransferase PMT3: MSRGKGDGDQKKRLVTWIVVLGIICGCVYLYSRNSGTSALEYGSKSLRKLGSSYLGGDDDGDEASSKSGEEVQGDVTLKSIPVCDDRHSELIPCLDRNLIYQTRLKLDLSLMEHYERHCPVPERRFNCLIPPPPGYKVPIKWPKSRDEVWKVNIPHTHLANEKSDQNWMVVKGNKISFPGGGTHFHYGADKYIASIANMLNFSNNILNNEGRLRTVLDVGCGVASFGGYLLSSDIISMSLAPNDVHQNQIQFALERGIPAYLGVLGTKRLPYPSRSFEFAHCSRCRIDWLQRDGILLLELDRLLRPGGYFAYSSPEAYAQDEEDLRIWREMSALVERMCWKIAVKRNQTVIWVKPLTNDCYMEREPGTQPPLCKSDDDPDAVWGVPMKACITPYSDQQHKAKGTGLAPWPARLTTPPPRLADFGYSAEMFEKDTEVWQHRVENYWNLLSPKIQPDTLRNLMDMKANLGSFAAALKSKDVWVMNVVPEDGPNTLKIIYDRGLMGSVHSWCESYSTYPRTYDLLHAWTVFSDIAKKDCSAVDLLIEMDRILRPTGFIIIRDNPSVVEFVKKHMSALHWEAVATGDAEENEQGGDELVFIVQKKMWLTSKSFSVTE; the protein is encoded by the exons ATGTCAAGGGGAAAAGGTGATGGGGATCAAAAGAAGCGGCTGGTAACTTGGATAGTGGTATTGGGTATCATTTGTGGTTGTGTTTACTTGTATTCTCGGAACAGTGGAACATCTGCTCtggaatatggaagtaaatctCTAAGGAAGTTGGGTTCTTCTTATTTGGGTggagatgatgatggtgatgaagcTTCCAGCAAATCCGGTGAAGAAGTGCAGGGTGATGTTACACTTAAAAGCATTCCG GTTTGTGATGATCGCCACTCGGAGCTGATTCCTTGTCTAGACAGAAATCTTATATACCAGACAAGATTGAAGCTGGATTTGTCTTTGATGGAGCACTATGAAAGACACTGCCCAGTACCAGAAAGACGCTTCAATTGCTTGATCCCTCCTCCACCAGGGTACAAG GTCCCAATCAAGTGGCCCAAAAGCAGAGATGAGGTCTGGAAAGTAAATATACCTCACACCCACCTGGCAAATGAAAAATCTGATCAAAACTGGATGGTTGTCAAAGGTAACAAGATTTCATTCCCTGGAGGAGGAACACACTTCCATTACGGAGCTGATAAGTATATAGCCTCAATTGCAAAT ATGCTAaacttttcaaataacattttaaacaaTGAAGGAAGGCTCCGGACAGTCCTTGATGTTGGTTGTGGAGTTGCAAGTTTTGGGGGATATCTGCTCTCTTCTGATATTATTTCAATGTCATTGGCACCAAACGATGTTCATCAAAACCAGATCCAGTTTGCCTTGGAGAGAGGAATTCCTGCATATCTTGGTGTTTTAGGGACTAAGAGACTTCCATACCCAAGTAGATCTTTTGAATTTGCACATTGTTCTCGCTGTAGGATTGATTGGCTTCAAAGGGACGGAATCCTTCTGCTCGAGCTAGATAGGTTGCTGAGACCAGGAGGCTATTTTGCCTACTCATCTCCTGAGGCCTATGCGCAAGATGAAGAGGATCTGAGGATCTGGAGAGAAATGAGTGCCCTTGTGGAAAGAATGTGCTGGAAGATAGCTGTGAAAAGGAATCAAACTGTTATCTGGGTCAAGCCTCTAACAAACGACTGTTACATGGAAAGAGAACCTGGTACTCAACCTCCTCTCTGCAAATCTGATGATGATCCAGATGCAGTGTGGGGTGTGCCAATGAAAGCTTGCATCACTCCTTACTCTGATC AACAACATAAAGCAAAAGGGACTGGATTGGCTCCGTGGCCTGCTCGGTTGACTACTCCACCTCCTCGTCTTGCTGACTTTGGCTATTCTGCTGAAATGTTTGAAAAGGACACG GAAGTTTGGCAGCACAGGGTTGAGAATTATTGGAATCTTTTGAGCCCAAAGATTCAGCCTGATACACTGAGAAATTTGATGGACATGAAGGCAAACCTAGGGTCATTTGCAGCTGCCCTGAAGAGCAAAGACGTATGGGTTATGAATGTTGTGCCTGAAGATGGACCCAACACTCTCAAGATAATATATGATAGAGGCCTGATGGGCTCTGTGCACAGCTG GTGTGAATCCTACTCGACCTACCCACGAACTTATGATTTACTGCATGCCTGGACTGTCTTCTCCGACATCGCAAAGAAAGATTGCAGTGCTGTGGATCTGTTAATTGAGATGGACCGCATCTTGAGACCCACAGGCTTCATAATTATCCGTGACAATCCATCAGTAGTGGAATTCGTAAAGAAACATATGTCAGCACTGCATTGGGAGGCAGTGGCTACAGGTGATGCTGAGGAAAACGAGCAAGGTGGGGATGAGCTGGTGTTCATCGTCCAAAAGAAGATGTGGCTAACAAGCAAAAGTTTCAGTGTCACTGAATAA
- the LOC118062157 gene encoding dolichyl-diphosphooligosaccharide--protein glycosyltransferase subunit 2: MARNLGGFLVLIAAALIYSSALASYIFQPISDSHRSAALELFNSLGGSFPSVEETYEELRTFEVLGIDKRSDISTAACQSVSEILGSSSSTLKDLFYALKVNGILKCDIKEDVFEGVASRLQAAVSGASALLDFYYSVGGLALIKGQTTKDDLYLADAEGVFQSIKALSQSDGRWRYNSNNPESSTLAAGLALEALAGIVSLSSSEIDQSLISTTKNDILKLFDSIEKYDDGAFYFDEKLVGAREHQGALSTTSSVVRGLTAFAAVASGSLNLPSGKILGLAKIFLAIGIPGDAKDLFNQVDSLAFLESNTVSIPLILSLPATVLSLTKKDALKVKVNTVLGSNAPPLTVNLLRVFRSGSKDTLLTESQELKFDPENAVYTLDALPKSVDVGKYTFVFETVLHDSDHKNLYATGGQTRIPIFFTGVIEVDTAEIAVLDSDLGSIETKKKIDLAGDNTVSLSANHLQKLRLSFQLSTPLGHAFKPHQAILKLTHETKVEHIFLMRSSGKQFEIILDFLGMVEKFFYLSGRYNVQLTVGDAVMENSFLKAVGHINLDLPEPPEKAPQPPAQPLDPNLIHGPKAEIAHIFRVPEKLPPKELSLTFLGLTLLPFLGFLLGLLRLGVNLKNFPSSSVPAMFAALFHLGIAAVLLLYVLFWLKLDLFTTLKGLGFLGAFLMFVGHRILSHLASSSSKLKSA, translated from the exons ATGGCAAGAAATCTTGGAGGATTTCTGGTTCTGATCGCTGCGGCATTGATCTACTCATCCGCCCTCGCTTCTTATATCTTTCAACCGATCTCCGATTCACACCGATCTGCTGCTTTGGAGCTCTTCAATTCTCTCGGTGGATCTTTTCCAAG CGTAGAAGAAACATACGAGGAGCTTAGAACGTTTGAGGTTCTTGGAATTGATAAAAGGTCTGATATCAGCACAGCTGCTTGCCAGTCTGTATCGGAAATCCTTGGGTCGTCGTCTTCTACTTTGAAGGATTTATTCTACGCCTTAAAAGTCAATGGAATATTAAAGTGTGACATCAAAGAGGATGTTTTTGAG GGTGTTGCTTCAAGGCTACAAGCTGCTGTCAGTGGTGCAAGTGCTTTGCTTGATTTCTACTACTCTGTGGGAGGTTTAGCTCTTATCAAG GGTCAAACTACCAAAGATGATCTTTATCTTGCTGATGCTGAAGGAGTTTTTCAGTCCATCAAG GCTCTGAGTCAAAGTGATGGTAGATGGCGCTATAATTCTAATAATCCCGAGTCTAGTACCCTTGCTGCTG GTctagcacttgaagcacttgctGGTATTGTCTCATTATCATCTTCCGAGATAGATCAATCTCTG ATCAGCACAActaaaaatgatatattgaaGCTGTTTGACAGCATTGAGAAGTATG ATGATGGGGCCTTTTACTTTGATGAGAAGCTGGTTGGTGCCCGTGAACATCAAGGTGCTCTTTCAACTACATCCTCTGTTGTTAGAGGACTGACAGCATTTGCAGCTGTGGCTTCAGGAAGCTTGAAT cttCCAAGTGGCAAAATATTGGGTTTGGCAAAAATTTTCCTCGCCATTGGAATTCCAGGTGATGCCAAAGACTTGTTCAACCAAGTAGATTCCCTGGCTTTCCTAGAGAGCAATAC GGTTTCCATTCCACTGATTCTATCGCTTCCAGCTACAGTGCTTTCATTGACTAAGAAGGATGCACTTAAG GTTAAGGTGAATACTGTGCTTGGTTCAAATGCACCTCCGTTGACAGTGAATCTTCTACGAGTTTTCAGATCTGGTTCAAAGGATACTTTGTTAACTGAGAGTCAG GAACTCAAATTTGACCCTGAAAACGCTGTCTATACCTTGGATGCTTTGCCAAAGAGTGTTGATGTTGGAAAATACACTTTTGTTTTTGAG ACGGTGCTTCATGATTCAGACCACAAAAACTTATATGCCACTGGAGGCCAAACTCGGattccaatattttttactgGAGTTATTGAAGTTGACACTGCAGAAATTGCAGTGCTTGATAGTGATCTTGGGAGCATAGAAACCAAGAAGAa GATAGATTTAGCTGGAGATAATACTGTATCATTATCTGCAAACCACCTTCAGAAGCTGCGCCTCTCTTTTCAGTTGTCTACTCCTCTTGGCCATGCATTTAAGCCACATCAG GCAATTCTAAAATTGACGCATGAGACTAAGGTTGAGCATATCTTTTTGATGAGGAGCTCTGGAAAACAGTTTGAGATTATTCTG GATTTCCTTGGAATGGTTGagaaatttttctatttatcagGGAGATATAATGTTCAACTCACTGTGGGTGATGCTGTTATG GAGAACTCTTTCTTAAAGGCTGTTGGTCACATTAACCTGGATCTACCCGAACCACCTGAGAAGGCACCACAGCCTCCAGCACAGCCTCTTGATCCAAACTTGATACATGGTCCTAAAGCAGAGATAGCTCACATCTTCAGGGTTCCTGAAAAGCTTCCACCTAAGGAGCTTTCTCTTACTTTCTTGGGTCTTACACTTTTGCCATTTCTTGGATTCTTACTTGGG CTATTGCGTTTAGGGGTGAACTTGAAGAACTTCCCTTCCTCATCTGTTCCCGCCATGTTCGCTGCCCTCTTCCATCTTGGCATAGCAGCAGTTTTGTTGCTCTACGTGCTTTTCTGGCTGAAG TTGGATCTATTCACAACACTGAAAGGACTTGGTTTCTTGGGAGCTTTCCTGATGTTTGTTGGACACAGAATCCTTTCTCACCTGGcctcatcatcatccaagttgAAATCTGCCTGA
- the LOC118062155 gene encoding uncharacterized protein At1g03900 translates to MSFEEDDESFEHTLLVVREVSVYKIPPRSTAGGYKCGEWLQSDKIWSGRLRVVSCKDRCEIRLEDPNSGDLFAACFVNPGQRENSVETVLDSSRYFVLKIEDGTGKHAFVGLGFTERNEAFDFNVALSDHEKYVRRENEKESGETSESDAHIDIHPAVNQRLKEGETIRINVKPKPSAGAGMLSAAGLSGGVSTTGKPKPLAIAPPPTGVGKLRSPLPPPPNDPAAARMTAGNHSGIGLKVPPKESTRWSTDSLSDLSPLERNLPSTTSGSTKTTASGWAAF, encoded by the exons ATGTCGTTCGAGGAAGACGACGAGTCGTTCGAGCACACACTCCTGGTGGTTCGCGAGGTTTCCGTTTACAAAATTCCCCCTCGTTCTACTGCAGGCGGCTACAAATGCGGAGAATGGTTACAATCCGACAAGATATGGTCCGGCCGGCTTCGAGTCGTATCCTGCAAAGACCGGTGCGAGATCCGATTAGAAGATCCGAACTCCGGCGATCTATTCGCTGCTTGTTTCGTTAACCCTGGACAGCGGGAGAACTCGGTAGAGACAGTCCTCGACTCGTCCCGATATTTCGTACTTAAAATCGAGGACGGGACAGGTAAGCACGCGTTTGTTGGTCTAGGGTTTACAGAGAGAAATGAAGCGTTTGATTTTAATGTGGCGTTATCGGATCACGAGAAGTACGTGAGACGAGAAAATGAGAAAGAGAGTGGCGAAACGAGTGAGAGTGATGCTCATATTGATATTCATCCTGCCGTTAATCAAAGATTAAAg GAGGGGGAGACTATAAGAATCAATGTGAAGCCTAAGCCATCTGCTGGAGCTGGAATGCTATCAGCTGCAGGGCTATCTGGAGGGGTTTCAACAACTGGAAAGCCTAAACCTTTAGCAATTGCGCCGCCACCAACTGGAGTGGGGAAACTAAGGTCTCCGCTCCCACCACCTCCCAATGATCCAGCTGCTGCTCGAATGACGGCAGGGAATCATAGTGGAATTGGTCTAAAAGTACCACCCAAGGAATCTACTCGATGGTCTACTGATTCTTTATCAGATTTGTCTCCGCTTGAG AGAAATCTTCCTTCAACAACATCAGGATCAACCAAGACAACTGCATCAGGATGGGCTGCTTTCTGA
- the LOC118062154 gene encoding protein CHROMATIN REMODELING 8: MKVDEDSVLLSSLGVTSANPEDIERVVLEEARNNADKGGSTEEEPPDKLENVDPSSANQAKLYSKLRAVKFEIDAVASTVEEVTDVVSGEHQTYDDGGGTKKRDKGDDESGVQVSPDDFTLQQALAADRLRSLKRTKVKLEKELSDLRKDDATKGVEHDKLLANLVKEDPRPKKKSKKVLKPGKNKEKQQKTVSFADDADFDSMLDGASSGFVETERDELVRKGILTPFHQLKGFERRLQQPGSSSGKNESNIEDKTDGLDSGSVVRAAHLMLEAAKARPTTKLLDSEALPKLDAPTRPFQRLKTPMKACQSPERDAEKRKGSERKRKRPLPGKKWRKSASWEDLGESEDSGRNLVTSISEEDVDDGYDNDSPFITLEGGLKIPDAIFSKLFDYQKVGVQWLWELHCQRAGGIIGDEMGLGKTIQVLSFLGALHFSNMYKPSIVVCPVTILRQWKREAQKWYPRFHVELLHDSAQDVSCRDPLKKKRAQSYESDCETEDSLDSDYEGSISCRKANKWDSMIKRVFESDSGLLITTYEQLRLLGEKLLDFEWGYAVLDEGHRIRNPNAEITLVCKQLQTVHRIIMTGAPIQNKLTELWSLFDFVFPGKLGVLPVFEAEFAVPISVGGYANASPLQVSTAYRCAVVLRDLIMPYLLRRMKMDVNAHLPKKTEHVLFCSLTSEQRSVYRAFLASTEVENILDGSRNSLYGIDVMRKICNHPDLLEREHSCHNPDYGNPERSGKMKVVAKVLKGWQEQGHRVLLFTQTQQMLDIFENFLNSGGYNYRRMDGSTPIKLRMSLIDEFNNSGDVFIFILTTKVGGLGTNLTGANRVIIFDPDWNPSTDMQARERAWRIGQKKDVTVYRLITRGTIEEKVYHRQIYKHFLTNKILKNPQQRRFFRARDMKDLFTLNDDGEGGSTETSNIFGQLSEDVNVVGTNKEKLKKRKKNKGSAPHADDAIVDKENNSEIRALRREEKEKADCSDGEVDEETNILKSLFDANGIHSAVNHDVIMNAHDGEKIRLEEQASQVAQRAAEALRQSRMLRSRDSISVPTWTGKSGTAGAPSSVRQKFGSTVNSQLIKSSDSSSSNKASNLNGIAAGTSAGKALSSAELLARIRGNQERAVGAGLDQQFGFASSSGTSARSENSGASRPPQTLSSVQPEILIRQICTFIQRRGGSSDSSSIVQHFKDRIPSKDLPLFKNLLKEIASLREDANGKQWVLKPEYQ; this comes from the exons ATGAAGGTAGATGAGGATTCAGTTTTGCTTAGTAGCTTGGGGGTCACCTCAGCGAATCCTGAAGATATTGAACGTGTTGTTTTAGAAGAG GCAAGAAACAATGCAGATAAGGGAGGGAGCACTGAGGAGGAACCTCCTGACAAGTTGGAAAATGTTGATCCATCATCTGCCAACCAAGCAAAACTTTATAGTAAATTGAGGGCTGTAAAATTTGAAATAGATGCTGTTGCATCAACTGTTGAAGAAGTAACAGATGTTGTGAGTGGCGAACACCAGACttatgatgatggtggtggaacAAAGAAAAGGGACAAAGGAGATGATGAAAGTGGAGTTCAGGTATCTCCTGATGACTTCACTCTTCAACAGGCCCTGGCAGCTGATCGGCTAAGAAGTCTTAAGAGAACTAAAGTAAAACTTGAGAAAGAGCTTTCAGATTTGCGCAAGGATGATGCTACCAAGGGTGTAGAACATGATAAACTGTTAGCAAACCTTGTGAAGGAAGATCCAAGACCAAAGAAAAAGTCAAAAAAGGTTCTGAAACCaggaaaaaacaaggaaaagcaACAGAAAACAGTTTCATTCGCTGATGATGCTGATTTTGATTCAATGTTGGACGGAGCATCTTCAGGATTTGTTGAAACA GAAAGGGATGAATTGGTGAGGAAAGGAATTTTAACTCCTTTTCATCAGCTTAAGGGCTTTGAACGTCGTCTTCAGCAACCAGGGTCGTCAAGTGGGAAAAATGAGTCTAATATAGAAGACAAGACTGATGGTCTTGATTCTGGTAGTGTTGTTAGAGCTGCTCATTTGATGTTAGAGGCCGCAAAAGCTCGCCCCACAACTAAACTTCTAGATTCAGAAGCTCTGCCAAAGCTTGATGCACCAACTCGCCCTTTTCAGAGGCTGAAAACACCTATGAAAGCTTGTCAGTCCCCAGAAAGAGATGCAGAGAAAAGGAAGGGTtcagaaaggaaaaggaaacggCCTTTGCCTGGAAAGAAATGGAGAAAGAGTGCTTCTTGGGAAGATTTGGGAGAAAGTG AAGATTCTGGGAGAAACTTGGTTACATCCATCTCCGAAGAAGATGTTGATGATGGTTATGATAATGACTCTCCTTTCATAACACTTGAAGGTGGTCTTAAAATCCCAGATGCCATTTTCAGCAAACTCTTTGATTACCAGAAAGTAGGTGTGCAGTGGCTATGGGAATTGCATTGCCAAAGAGCAGGCGGTATTATTGGAGATGAGATGGGTCTTGGTAAGACCATCCAGGTCTTATCTTTTCTTGGAGCATTGCATTTCAGTAACATGTACAAACCAAGTATTGTTGTTTGCCCTGTCACAATCTTGAGACAATGGAAAAGGGAAGCACAAAAGTGGTACCCAAGATTTCATGTGGAGCTACTACATGATTCTGCTCAGGATGTTTCTTGCAGGGATCCTTTAAAGAAGAAGCGAGCCCAGTCTTATGAAAGTGACTGTGAGACTGAAGATTCACTTGACAGTGATTATGAGGGAAGTATTTCATGTAGAAAGGCCAACAAATGGGATTCCATGATAAAAAGAGTTTTTGAATCTGATTCTGGGTTGCTTATTACCACTTATGAACAGCTACGCTTGCTAGGAGAAAAATTACTTGACTTTGAATGGGGCTATGCAGTTCTGGATGAAGGGCACCGTATTCGGAATCCAAATGCTGAAATTACCCTGGTTTGCAAACAGCTTCAGACGGTTCATCGCATTATAATGACAGGTGCACcgattcaaaacaaattgactGAATTGTGgtctttgtttgattttgtttttcctggaaagttgggGGTCTTGCCCGTATTTGAGGCAGAATTTGCTGTTCCAATCTCTGTTGGTGGTTATGCCAATGCTTCACCACTTCAAGTATCTACAGCTTACAG GTGTGCTGTGGTGCTGCGCGACTTGATCATGCCTTATCTTCTCCGGCGTATGAAGATGGATGTCAATGCACATCTTCCCAAAAAAACTGAACATGTCCTCTTTTGTAGTCTTACTTCAGAGCAAAGATCTGTGTATAGAGCGTTTCTTGCAAGCACTGAGGTGGAAAATATACTGGATGGAAGTAGAAACTCTCTGTATGGAATAGATGTGATGCGTAAGATATGTAACCATCCTGATCTGCTTGAGAGAGAGCATTCCTGTCATAATCCAGACTATGGGAATCCTGAACGCAGtggaaaaatgaaagttgtagccaAAGTGCTCAAGGGGTGGCAGGAGCAGGGCCACCGTGTTCTTCTGTTCACTCAAACTCAGCAAATGCTGgatatttttgagaattttttgaaTTCTGGTGGTTATAATTACCGAAGAATGGACGGTTCAACTCCTATAAAATTGAGGATGTCCTTAATAGATGAATTTAACAACTCAGGtgatgtttttatattcattttaactACAAAAGTTGGAGGATTAGGGACAAATCTAACTGGTGCAAACAGGGTGATTATCTTTGATCCTGATTGGAACCCCTCAACTGACATGCAG GCCAGGGAACGTGCTTGGCGTATTGGCCAGAAAAAGGATGTCACTGTGTATAGACTGATCACACGTGGAACTATTGAGGAGAAGGTATATCACCGACAAATTTATAAGCATTTTCTTACTAATAAGATATTGAAGAACCCACAGCAGAGAAGGTTCTTTAGAGCTCGAGATATGAAGGATCTTTTCACGCTGAATGATGATGGAGAGGGTGGGTCAACTGAAACATCTAACATTTTCGGTCAGTTATCTGAAGATGTGAATGTTGTTGgtacaaacaaagaaaagctgAAGAAgcgcaaaaaaaacaaaggcagtGCACCACATGCTGACGATGCCATAGTTGACAAGGAAAACAACTCTGAGATTAGAGCTTTGAGGagggaagagaaagaaaaagctgATTGTAGTGATGGTGAAGTAGATGAAGAAACAAATATCTTGAAGAGTCTTTTTGATGCCAATGGGATACAT AGTGCCGTGAACCATGATGTTATTATGAATGCACATGATGGAGAGAAGATAAGGCTTGAGGAACAAGCTTCTCAAGTTGCACAAAGAGCAGCAGAAGCATTACGCCAGTCTCGAATGCTCCGTAGTCGTGATAGTATATCTGTACCTACATGGACAGGCAAATCAGGGACTGCTGGTGCACCATCATCAGTTCGTCAAAAATTTGGATCAACTGTGAACTCCCAGCTGATCAAATCTTCTGATTCATCATCCAGCAATAAAGCAAGCAACCTGAATGGCATAGCAGCTGGGACTTCTGCGGGAAAAGCGTTATCCTCGGCAGAACTACTTGCCAGAATTCGAGGAAATCAAGAAAGAGCAGTTGGTGCCGGGCTTGACCAACAGTTTGGATTTGCATCAAGCTCTGGTACCAGTGCAAGGTCTGAAAATAGTGGAGCATCTAGGCCACCTCAAACTTTATCCAGTGTCCAGCCTGAAATTTTGATTCGCCAGATCTGTACATTTATACAAAGACGAGGTGGAAGTTCTGATTCATCAAGCATAGTCCAGCACTTCAAAGACAGGATACCATCGAAGGACCTGCCCTTGTTCAAGAATCTTTTGAAGGAAATAGCTTCACTGAGGGAAGACGCTAATGGAAAACAATGGGTTCTTAAACCCGAATATCAATAG